In Acidobacteriota bacterium, the DNA window ACTACCGCGACCTCACCAAGGCCGACGAGCAAAAGCTGTTGGAGCGCCAGCTCAATCGGGTCACCGACACCTGCATTCCCGAAGAGGAAGCGATGCGGCGCATCGAGCACACCGTGATCAAGCTGTGGGAGGACGCGGACAAGGCCGGCGAGCGCTATTTTCCCCACGAGTTCCTCTACCGGCTGCTGCTCTCCGGCGAGCTCGAGAAGCACTACCAGATCGATCCCGACAACAGCTGGCTGATGGCGGCGGCGAAGAAAAATCTGCCGATCATCGTGCCGGGCTGGGAGGATTCGACCCTGGGCAATATCTTCGCCGCTCACTGCATCCAGGGCGACATCGAGAATCCCCACACCGTGCGCACCGGCATCGAGTACATGACGTATTTGGTGGATTGGTACCGCGAGACCGCCGGCGAGCGGCCGGCGGGCTTCTTCCAGATCGGCGGCGGCATCGCCGGCGACTTCCCCATCTGCGTGGTTCCCCTCATCGAGCAGGATCTGCGCCAGCCGGCGCCCCACTGGGCCTACTTCTGCCAGATCAGCGACTCCACCACCAGCTACGGCTCCTACTCCGGCGCCGTGCCCAACGAGAAAATCACCTGGGGCAAGCTGACCCCGGAAACCCCCAGCTTCATCATCGAATCCGACGCCACCATCGTGGCGCCGCTGATCTTCGCCTGGCTCCTCGGCTGGTAGCTCTCGCCGCTCAAACGCCAGCAGGCTCCTCGACAGGTCCCGCTTCGCCCGCCGACAGGATCGGCGCCAAGAACTCGACCCCCCGGGCGATGATCTCCGGATCCCGGGCGATGCGGTGATGGCCGAGACCGGGAACGGTCTCCAGCTGCACCCGCGAGCTCTTCCGCACGACCCGCTGCGCCCCTTCGAAGGGCACTTCCGGATCCTCCGGATCGTGGAGCCACAGAACGGGGCTGGTGACCTCCGCCGCCCGGCGGTGGGCGTCGAATTCGGCCATGGAGAATCCGAAGACTTCCACCACGGCGTCGAGCATGCGGCGGTGCAAGGACCGGGGCAGGCCCAGCGCGCGACAGAAATAGGCGGTGGCGTCGACACCGCTCTCGGCGCCGGCGAGAATCACCATGCGCTGGGGCTGCAGGTTGTAAAAACCCAGGAGCTCACCGGCGGTCA includes these proteins:
- a CDS encoding deoxyhypusine synthase family protein; amino-acid sequence: MERGPVSRFIDHHYRHFNAAALMDAARAYEKHLEDGGSMMITLAGAMSTAELGLSLAEMIRQDKVQIITCTGANLEEDVFNLVAHDHYVRVPNYRDLTKADEQKLLERQLNRVTDTCIPEEEAMRRIEHTVIKLWEDADKAGERYFPHEFLYRLLLSGELEKHYQIDPDNSWLMAAAKKNLPIIVPGWEDSTLGNIFAAHCIQGDIENPHTVRTGIEYMTYLVDWYRETAGERPAGFFQIGGGIAGDFPICVVPLIEQDLRQPAPHWAYFCQISDSTTSYGSYSGAVPNEKITWGKLTPETPSFIIESDATIVAPLIFAWLLGW